Proteins co-encoded in one Actinomadura luteofluorescens genomic window:
- a CDS encoding purple acid phosphatase family protein, giving the protein MTVVICCRPSRRALLRWSAVVAGASLLPAVEPLSARASDDVQPVNLELVTVTETTAVLTWYTGAPGTDDGLGRMEPAPSDAEVLYGTHPSRLTGVAHGPSGTPYHYVELTGLEPGRTYYYRARSRGRDAAPTWLAAGQAAGTPYGDVFAFTTPQPPPGRHLFSVALCNDLHLGETVAGLVGQLPWIKGIEQVPGHPPYPEVMAKALIADARARGAHYLLAAGDVSSEAAPADLASARSILDTFGTLGDDYLIARGNHDRAHSGAPYGACSPGEHQGNDCFKDAFSTSGRTYFSHDLRGLRVIGLDTYDRPGDGGDSGGLSAEQHAWFEAELKKDPERPTIVFGHHPLFTENDPLAITGAHSLDAGQSLRILTAYGRTPGVFLHHAGHTHRNQRSVFPLAPRVVQQEVGAVKEYPGGFTLLRVHSGGYALNFYKTRSDEARAWSERSRQELSGQWPQLSLGNRTTDRNTVINRDLSGLG; this is encoded by the coding sequence GTGACGGTCGTGATCTGCTGCCGGCCCTCCCGCCGGGCACTCCTGCGCTGGAGTGCCGTCGTCGCGGGCGCCTCGCTCCTGCCCGCCGTCGAGCCGCTGTCCGCGCGCGCTTCGGACGACGTCCAGCCGGTGAACCTCGAACTGGTCACCGTGACGGAGACCACGGCCGTCCTCACCTGGTACACGGGCGCCCCCGGGACTGACGACGGCCTGGGGCGGATGGAGCCCGCGCCGTCCGATGCCGAGGTCCTCTACGGCACGCACCCGTCCCGCCTCACCGGCGTCGCCCACGGCCCGTCCGGCACCCCGTACCACTACGTGGAGCTGACCGGCCTGGAGCCTGGGCGCACCTATTACTACAGAGCCCGCTCCAGGGGACGGGACGCCGCGCCCACATGGCTGGCCGCAGGCCAAGCGGCGGGCACTCCCTATGGGGACGTCTTCGCCTTCACGACCCCGCAACCGCCTCCGGGGCGGCACCTTTTCTCGGTCGCCCTCTGCAACGACCTTCACCTGGGTGAGACCGTGGCCGGGCTGGTCGGTCAGCTCCCATGGATCAAAGGCATCGAGCAGGTTCCCGGCCATCCGCCCTATCCCGAGGTCATGGCGAAGGCTCTGATCGCCGACGCGCGGGCCAGGGGCGCGCACTACCTCCTCGCCGCCGGGGACGTGTCGAGCGAGGCCGCCCCCGCCGACCTCGCGAGCGCCAGGAGCATCCTCGACACCTTCGGAACCCTGGGCGACGACTACCTGATAGCCCGCGGCAATCATGACCGTGCGCACTCCGGGGCGCCGTACGGTGCGTGCAGCCCCGGCGAGCACCAGGGAAACGACTGCTTCAAGGACGCGTTCTCGACGTCCGGCCGGACGTACTTCTCCCACGACCTGCGGGGACTGCGCGTCATCGGGCTCGACACCTACGACAGGCCCGGCGACGGCGGTGACTCCGGCGGCCTCTCGGCGGAGCAGCATGCCTGGTTCGAAGCGGAGTTGAAGAAGGACCCCGAGCGCCCCACCATCGTCTTCGGCCACCACCCGCTGTTCACGGAGAACGACCCGCTCGCCATTACCGGGGCCCATTCCCTCGACGCGGGCCAGTCCCTGCGAATCCTCACGGCCTATGGCCGGACGCCCGGCGTGTTCCTTCACCACGCGGGCCACACGCACCGCAACCAGCGTTCCGTCTTCCCGCTCGCGCCCAGGGTCGTCCAGCAGGAGGTCGGGGCGGTCAAGGAATACCCGGGCGGATTCACGCTCCTGCGCGTCCACAGCGGCGGGTACGCGCTCAACTTCTACAAGACCCGCAGCGACGAGGCCCGCGCCTGGAGCGAGCGCAGCCGCCAGGAACTCTCCGGCCAGTGGCCCCAGCTTTCCCTAGGCAACCGCACCACCGACCGCAACACGGTCATCAACCGCGACCTCTCAGGTCTTGGCTAA
- a CDS encoding Mur ligase family protein has product MSDLPLRSQLAVALGRTAAKMSRMAGRGDGSVIGGKVGLRLDPELLTKLAKDRKLVLVSATNGKTTTTRLITSAMTPLGEVATNAFGANMPTGHVSALASAPSARYGVLECDEKYVPMVLKETGANLVALMNLSRDQMDRAAEIWLLAGKWRRALEASPTSHVIANCDDPLVTWGASTAKSVTWVAAGQHWREDSWCCPECGGPLDRQDTDEDSDWRCRQCHFARPRPDWALRGDTITAPDGRAYSLAGLSLPGRANRSNALIALAVVAQFGVAPEQALPLLSQVTSVAGRYTTVEHQGRSIRLLLSKNPAGWLEAFDVLQPAPGPVALSVNAQGPDGRDTSWLWDVDYRILQGRPVWVTGERRIDLAARLEAAEVSFTVVDDIDQAVMAVPPGHLDVIANYTAFQTIRTRYGRVV; this is encoded by the coding sequence ATGAGCGATCTTCCGCTGCGTTCGCAGCTGGCCGTCGCGCTCGGTCGTACGGCCGCCAAGATGTCCCGTATGGCGGGCCGCGGGGACGGCTCGGTGATCGGCGGCAAGGTCGGCCTCCGGCTCGACCCGGAGCTGCTGACCAAGCTTGCCAAGGACCGCAAGCTCGTCCTCGTCAGCGCCACCAACGGCAAGACGACGACGACCCGGCTGATCACCTCGGCGATGACGCCGCTGGGCGAGGTCGCCACCAACGCGTTCGGCGCGAACATGCCGACCGGTCACGTGTCCGCGCTGGCGTCCGCCCCCTCGGCCCGCTACGGCGTGCTGGAGTGTGACGAGAAGTACGTCCCGATGGTCCTGAAGGAGACCGGGGCGAACCTCGTCGCCCTGATGAACCTCAGCCGCGACCAGATGGACCGCGCCGCCGAGATCTGGCTGCTGGCCGGCAAGTGGCGGCGCGCGCTGGAGGCGTCCCCGACCAGCCACGTCATCGCCAACTGCGACGACCCGCTCGTCACCTGGGGCGCGTCCACCGCCAAGAGCGTCACCTGGGTCGCCGCCGGCCAGCACTGGCGCGAGGACTCCTGGTGCTGCCCCGAGTGCGGCGGCCCCCTCGACCGGCAGGACACCGACGAGGACAGCGACTGGCGCTGCCGGCAGTGCCACTTCGCCCGCCCCCGCCCCGACTGGGCGCTGCGGGGCGACACGATCACCGCGCCGGACGGCCGGGCGTACTCGCTCGCGGGCCTGTCCCTGCCCGGACGCGCGAACCGCTCGAACGCCCTGATCGCCCTCGCGGTCGTCGCGCAGTTCGGGGTGGCGCCCGAGCAGGCCCTCCCGTTGCTGTCGCAGGTCACCTCCGTCGCCGGCCGGTACACGACCGTCGAGCACCAGGGGCGCTCGATCCGGCTGCTGCTGTCGAAGAACCCCGCCGGATGGCTGGAGGCCTTCGACGTCCTGCAGCCCGCGCCCGGCCCCGTCGCCCTGTCGGTCAACGCGCAGGGCCCCGACGGCCGCGACACGTCCTGGCTCTGGGACGTCGACTACCGCATCCTGCAAGGCCGTCCCGTGTGGGTGACCGGCGAGCGCCGCATCGACCTCGCCGCACGGCTGGAGGCCGCCGAGGTGTCCTTCACGGTGGTGGACGACATCGACCAGGCGGTCATGGCCGTCCCGCCCGGCCACCTCGACGTGATCGCCAACTACACCGCCTTCCAGACCATCCGAACGAGGTACGGCCGTGTCGTCTGA
- a CDS encoding type 1 glutamine amidotransferase, whose protein sequence is MSSDRIKIVWIYPDLLSTYGDQGNTIVLERRAALRGIPTETVSLRSDEPVPADGDIYLLGGGEDRPQILAAQRLRGDGGLARAVQSGAVVFAVCAGYQLLGHEFGGEEGQPVPGLGLLDIRSGRGEQRAVGEIVGDVAGELNVPRITGFENHQGVTQIGPNARPFAKVLHGVGNGDGNGFEGAYSGRVLGTYMHGPALVRNPGLADLLLRWAVGRDIPPLDDSWAGRLREERLQSVMS, encoded by the coding sequence GTGTCGTCTGACCGCATCAAAATCGTCTGGATCTACCCGGACCTGCTCAGCACCTACGGCGACCAGGGCAACACGATCGTCCTGGAGCGGCGCGCGGCGCTGCGGGGCATCCCCACCGAGACCGTCAGCCTCCGGTCGGACGAGCCCGTCCCCGCCGACGGCGACATCTACCTGCTCGGCGGCGGCGAGGACCGGCCGCAGATCCTCGCCGCGCAGCGGCTGCGGGGCGACGGCGGCCTCGCGCGGGCCGTCCAGTCCGGCGCGGTCGTGTTCGCGGTCTGCGCCGGCTACCAGCTGCTCGGCCACGAGTTCGGCGGCGAGGAGGGCCAGCCCGTGCCGGGCCTCGGCCTGCTCGACATCCGCTCCGGCCGCGGCGAGCAGCGCGCCGTCGGCGAGATCGTCGGGGACGTCGCGGGAGAGCTGAACGTCCCGCGCATCACCGGCTTCGAGAACCACCAGGGCGTCACGCAGATCGGCCCGAACGCGCGCCCGTTCGCGAAGGTGCTGCACGGCGTCGGCAACGGCGACGGGAACGGCTTCGAGGGCGCCTACAGCGGCCGCGTCCTCGGCACCTACATGCACGGTCCGGCGCTCGTCCGCAACCCCGGCCTGGCCGACCTGCTGCTCCGCTGGGCCGTCGGCAGGGACATCCCCCCGCTGGACGACTCCTGGGCCGGCCGCCTCCGCGAGGAGCGCCTGCAATCCGTGATGAGCTGA